The following proteins are co-located in the Canis aureus isolate CA01 chromosome X, VMU_Caureus_v.1.0, whole genome shotgun sequence genome:
- the GPR173 gene encoding putative G-protein coupled receptor 173, with translation MANTTGEPEEVSGALSPPSASAYVKLVLLGLIMCVSLAGNAILSLLVLKERALHKAPYYFLLDLCLADGIRSAVCFPFVLASVRHGSSWTFSALSCKIVAFMAVLFCFHAAFMLFCISVTRYMAIAHHRFYAKRMTLWTCAAVICMAWTLSVAMAFPPVFDVGTYKFIREEDQCIFEHRYFKANDTLGFMLMLAVLMAATHAVYGKLLLFEYRHRKMKPVQMVPAISQNWTFHGPGATGQAAANWIAGFGRGPMPPTLLGIRQNGHAASRRLLGMDEVKGEKQLGRMFYAITLLFLLLWSPYIVACYWRVFVKACAVPHRYLAIAVWMSFAQAAVNPIVCFLLNKDLKKCLRTHAPCWGTGGAPAPREPYCVM, from the coding sequence ATGGCCAACACTACTGGAGAGCCCGAAGAGGTGAGCGGCGCACTGTCCCCACCATCGGCATCAGCTTACGTGAAGCTGGTGCTGCTGGGACTGATCATGTGCGTAAGCCTGGCAGGCAATGCCATCCTGTCCCTGCTGGTGCTCAAGGAGCGTGCCCTGCACAAAGCTCCTTATTACTTTCTACTGGACCTGTGCCTGGCTGACGGCATACGCTCTGCTGTCTGCTTCCCCTTTGTGCTGGCTTCTGTGCGCCACGGCTCCTCATGGACCTTCAGTGCGCTCAGCTGCAAGATTGTCGCCTTTATGGCCGTGCTCTTTTGCTTCCATGCGGCCTTCATGCTATTCTGCATCAGTGTCACCCGCTACATGGCCATCGCCCACCACCGCTTCTACGCTAAGCGCATGACACTCTGGACATGCGCAGCTGTCATCTGCATGGCCTGGACCCTGTCTGTGGCCATGGCCTTCCCACCCGTCTTTGATGTGGGCACCTACAAGTTTATCCGTGAGGAGGACCAGTGCATCTTTGAGCATCGCTACTTCAAGGCCAATGACACGCTGGGCTTCATGCTTATGTTGGCTGTGCTCATGGCAGCTACACATGCTGTCTATGGCAAGCTCCTCCTCTTCGAGTATCGTCACCGCAAGATGAAGCCAGTGCAGATGGTGCCAGCCATCAGCCAGAACTGGACATTCCATGGCCCTGGGGCCACCGGCCAGGCTGCTGCCAACTGGATCGCTGGCTTTGGCCGTGGGCCCATGCCACCAACCCTGCTGGGTATCAGGCAGAATGGGCACGCAGCCAGCCGACGGCTCCTGGGCATGGACGAGGTCAAGGGTGAAAAGCAGCTGGGCCGTATGTTCTACGCAATCACACTGCTCTTCTTGCTCCTCTGGTCACCATACATTGTGGCCTGCTACTGGCGAGTGTTTGTGAAAGCCTGTGCCGTGCCCCACCGTTACCTGGCAATCGCTGTTTGGATGAGTTTCGCCCAGGCTGCTGTCAACCCGATCGTCTGCTTCCTGCTCAACAAGGACCTCAAGAAGTGCCTGAGGACTCACGCCCCCTGCTGGGGCACAGGAGGTGCCCCGGCCCCCAGAGAACCCTACTGTGTCATGTGA